In Cryptomeria japonica chromosome 10, Sugi_1.0, whole genome shotgun sequence, a genomic segment contains:
- the LOC131075849 gene encoding uncharacterized protein LOC131075849 — protein MSGYRRAGYPSPPSNPPHTILLLTVVAIFLVVPSFIAEQTSLEVLTEVNPLMVMVAPLFLVLAIRWLSSVGKRGGGGGIPVGTPHSVSRTSGGSPVGVAIVLLIVLLMVWYQSSGEEETFE, from the coding sequence ATGAGTGGCTACAGGCGTGCTGGGTATCCTTCTCCTCCATCGAATCCGCCTCACACAATCCTCCTTTTGACTGTGGTGGCCATTTTTTTGGTGGTGCCCTCATTTATAGCAGAACAGACCAGTTTGGAGGTTCTGACCGAGGTAAATCCTTTGATGGTAATGGTGGCGCCGCTTTTTTTGGTCTTGGCGATAAGATGGCTTTCGTCTGTGGGtaagagaggaggaggaggagggattCCTGTCGGTACTCCTCATTCTGTAAGTAGAACATCAGGTGGATCCCCTGTGGGTGTCGCCATTGTACTTCTCATTGTTTTGCTCATGGTCTGGTACCAGTCCTCTGGAGAGGAAGAGAcatttgaatga